One window of Cydia strobilella chromosome 10, ilCydStro3.1, whole genome shotgun sequence genomic DNA carries:
- the LOC134744920 gene encoding shematrin-like protein 2 produces MVYVLGLGGLGGLGWGGLGWGAPIVSAPIYSYSAPILAPAAVSTANLIKASPMPVVKTYSAPIITSPVISTVGLGGWGGYGLGGLGYGGLGGKGMWSGVPVNTWGYGLGGKGLGWH; encoded by the coding sequence ATGGTATATGTTTTAGGTTTGGGTGGTTTGGGTGGTTTAGGCTGGGGAGGCCTCGGCTGGGGCGCGCCCATCGTCAGCGCACCCATCTACTCGTACAGCGCGCCAATCCTGGCTCCCGCCGCCGTCTCCACCGCCAACCTTATCAAAGCATCGCCCATGCCCGTTGTCAAGACCTACTCCGCTCCCATCATCACCAGCCCCGTCATCAGCACCGTAGGCCTCGGTGGTTGGGGCGGCTACGGCCTCGGCGGTCTTGGCTACGGCGGACTCGGCGGTAAAGGCATGTGGTCTGGAGTCCCTGTCAACACCTGGGGCTACGGTCTCGGCGGCAAGGGTCTCGGCTGGCATTAA